One genomic window of Glycine soja cultivar W05 chromosome 9, ASM419377v2, whole genome shotgun sequence includes the following:
- the LOC114367741 gene encoding uncharacterized protein LOC114367741 has product RLGVAVDFSACSIKALKLTVDNVVREGDNLVLIIVRHAHGYEHMQLWETTGSPLIPLAEFSDPVLMKRYELKPAPEVIDIVSTAATQKKIKKYCSANEDLLGRCSVIMESVSNYVVNNASCPITVVKNPCHHHH; this is encoded by the exons AGATTGGGCGTGGCCGTTGATTTCTCAGCATGCAGCATCAAAGCACTGAAATTGACGGTGGATAACGTCGTCAGAGAAGGGGATAACCTCGTTCTTATCATCGTTCGCCATGCCCACGGTTACGAGCACATGCAGCTCTGGGAAACCACTGGCTCAC CTTTGATACCTCTGGCTGAGTTCTCTGACCCAGTGCTCATGAAGAGATATGAACTGAAACCAGCACCCGAAGTAATTGACATCGTGTCAACTGCTGCcacgcaaaaaaaaataaaaaaat ATTGTAGTGCTAATGAAGATCTATTGGGGAGATGCTC GGTCATAATGGAAAGCGTGAGCAACTATGTGGTGAATAATGCCTCCTGTCCTATCACTGTGGTGAAGAATCCATGCCACCACCATCATTAG
- the LOC114366838 gene encoding pectinesterase inhibitor 6-like: MKNQISFLTLFSINLLLCFALGPCTRTCAFALEAEAKPPVGFSRSETPNSESPTSQPPVGFSRSEFTNSENPTSSSSEKEESESSSSGDHPYMSFSSAFADILKGTLRGHTITMPDHDPKASHHRSVKDICSHTDYPEVCVSTITPFVGNDLDLMNVLEAAIKACSFQANFTISVVAKHMKASPEMAAALEDCKEQYTSALENLHRAMEAIPSRDLGTVTVMLSAVLADVSACESGFEEQKTALPMPHSEGMVSITASICLSIASLIPY, from the coding sequence atgaaaaaccaaaTCTCTTTCCTCACCCTGTTTTCCATAAACTTGCTTCTTTGCTTTGCACTAGGTCCATGCACGCGTACATGCGCTTTTGCCCTAGAGGCTGAGGCAAAGCCTCCAGTCGGGTTTTCACGTTCAGAAACTCCAAACAGTGAAAGCCCCACATCACAGCCTCCAGTCGGGTTCTCACGTTCAGAGTTTACGAACAGTGAAAACCCGACATCATCATCGTCCGAGAAAGAAGAGTCAGAGTCTTCTTCCTCGGGCGATCATCCCTACATGTCGTTCTCGAGCGCCTTCGCGGACATCCTCAAGGGAACCCTCCGCGGCCACACCATCACCATGCCGGATCACGATCCGAAGGCCAGCCACCACCGCTCTGTGAAAGATATCTGCTCCCACACGGACTACCCGGAGGTGTGCGTGTCCACCATCACGCCGTTCGTCGGCAACGACTTAGACCTCATGAACGTCCTCGAGGCCGCCATCAAGGCCTGCTCCTTCCAGGCCAACTTCACCATCTCCGTCGTCGCCAAGCACATGAAGGCCTCGCCGGAGATGGCCGCCGCGCTCGAGGACTGCAAGGAGCAGTACACCAGCGCCCTGGAGAACCTCCACAGAGCCATGGAGGCTATTCCGTCCCGCGATCTCGGCACCGTTACGGTTATGCTCAGCGCTGTTTTGGCGGATGTTTCTGCGTGCGAGAGTGGGTTTGAGGAGCAAAAGACTGCATTGCCCATGCCTCATTCCGAAGGCATGGTTAGCATTACTGCCAGTATTTGTCTTTCCATTGCTTCGTTGATTCCCTATTAG
- the LOC114425462 gene encoding ubiquitin-conjugating enzyme E2 32-like, with amino-acid sequence MADKYNLKNPAVKRILQELKEMNSNPSDDFMSLPLEENIFEWQFAIRGPRDTEFEGGIYHGRIQLPSEYPFKPPSFMLLTPNGRFETQTKICLSISNHHPEHWQPSWSVRTALVALIAFMPTNPNGALGSLDYKKEERRTLAVKSREAPPKFGTPERQKLIDEIHEYMVSKAPPVPQPSASEASEENPRNEEAETHANSLNPESLTAGEVILDQEVDGIVEEQEEVLANANPAGVEASREVQPSVSRYEVLQKSDTRVQNPKPETRVQKPDDRLFTLAAIGLTIAIVVLLLKKFIKSTQHGALFSDGS; translated from the exons ATGGCGGACAAGTACAACCTCAAGAACCCCGCCGTGAAGCGGATCCTCCAGGAGCTCAAGGAGATGAACTCCAACCCTTCCGACGATTTCATGAGCCTCCCTCTCGAG gaaaatatatttgaatggcAATTTGCGATTAGAGGACCTCGTGATACTGAATTTGAGGGTGGTATTTATCATGGACGGATTCAGTTGCCTTCAGAGTATCCATTCAAACCCCCTTCATTTATGTTGTTGACA CCTAATGGTCGTTTCGAGACTCAAACCAAGATTTGCTTGAGCATATCAAATCATCACCCTGAGCATTGGCAGCCATCATGGAGCG TGAGGACTGCTTTAGTTGCACTGATTGCATTCATGCCTACCAACCCAAATGGTGCATTGGGATCGTTAgactacaagaaagaagagaggcGTACACTGGCAGTTAAATCTCGTGAAGCTCCTCCTAAATTCGGGACTCCTGAACGTCAAAAGCTGATCGATGAG ATACACGAGTACATGGTAAGCAAGGCACCTCCTGTTCCTCAACCTAGCGCCAGTGAGGCTTCTGAAGAGAACCCCAGAAATGAAGAGGCTGAGACACACGCCAATTCACTGAATCCTGAGTCTTTAACTGCAGGAGAGGTTATTCTAGATCAAGAAGTTGATGGAATTgtggaagaacaagaagaagtCCTTGCAAATGCTAACCCTGCAGGAGTTGAAGCTTCAAGGGAGGTTCAACCTAGTGTTTCAAGGTATGAGGTGCTCCAAAAGTCAGACACAAGGGTTCAGAATCCTAAGCCAGAGACGAGGGTTCAGAAACCTGATGATCGGTTGTTCACATTGGCAGCTATTGGACTCACTATTGCAATTGTTGTCCTTTTGCTCAAAAAGTTCATTAAATCTACCCAACATGGGGCACTTTTCTCCGATGGATCTTAA
- the LOC114367111 gene encoding nicotianamine synthase-like, translating to MENQQEMMKVEKVCEIYEKISKLEDLNPSNHVNNLFTQLVTICTTPCQIDVTKLSQQVRETIAKLIRLCGKAEGLLENHYSTLIGSYENPLSHMKLFPYYSNYFKLSHLEFTMLTTHITQVPTQLAFVGSGPLPLTSIMLATHYLKHTCFHNYDMDPLANAKAHELVSSDTDLSKRMFFHTCDILNVSNGLKDYNVVFLAALVGMDHKEKGRVISHLAKFMAPGAILLLRSAHGARAFLYPVVDPSSDLKGFEVLSVFHPTDEVINSVIVARKGLYSSPVLASKCSGVEGFNHFNHGNVIEELTVDDQA from the coding sequence ATGGAGAACCAACAAGAAATGATGAAAGTAGAAAAGGTATGTGAAATCTATGAAAAAATCTCCAAACTAGAAGACCTCAACCCTTCAAACCATGTCAACAACCTCTTCACCCAACTTGTCACAATTTGCACCACCCCATGCCAAATAGATGTTACCAAACTAAGCCAACAAGTTAGAGAAACCATAGCCAAGCTAATTAGGCTTTGTGGGAAAGCTGAAGGGCTTCTTGAGAACCACTACTCAACCCTAATAGGATCATATGAGAACCCTTTAAGCCACATGAAACTCTTCCCTTACTACTCCAACTACTTCAAACTTAGCCACTTGGAGTTCACCATGTTAACCACTCACATCACACAAGTCCCTACCCAACTAGCCTTTGTGGGGTCAGGTCCTCTTCCTCTCACCTCAATCATGTTGGCCACACATTACCTCAAACACACATGCTTCCACAACTACGACATGGATCCATTGGCAAATGCCAAGGCCCATGAACTTGTCTCCTCGGACACCGACTTGTCGAAGAGGATGTTCTTCCACACTTGTGACATTCTAAACGTGTCGAATGGCCTCAAGGACTACAACGTGGTGTTCTTGGCAGCACTTGTGGGAATGGACCATAAGGAGAAAGGAAGAGTCATTAGCCACTTGGCCAAATTCATGGCTCCTGGGGCTATTTTGTTGCTGAGGAGTGCACATGGTGCTAGGGCTTTTCTCTACCCTGTGGTTGATCCTTCTTCTGATCTCAAAGGCTTTGAAGTTCTATCGGTTTTTCACcccactgatgaggttattAACTCGGTTATTGTTGCACGCAAAGGGCTTTATTCATCACCAGTGTTGGCTAGCAAATGCTCTGGAGTTGAAGGGTTTAATCACTTCAACCATGGGAATGTTATTGAGGAGTTGACCGTTGACGATCAGGCTTGA
- the LOC114367287 gene encoding DELLA protein RGL2-like, translated as MEDLYHVSFTTDDNSSSSNDILWCTEELNELRKVQFSGAEDHGEYGGIDPLYSNFGFFPDDPSEQEGYLLSTDQQKYHQQVQPSYHDYGQLDDNLQFDMVSLPLQFDAQYPTMVPLCHTTKDKPNSNSNTPLASLDILNNYGKGFKRLRNEDKTLKQVDDVAMATTNEGIMRKLSTEDVMRIAGTRFIQSSSSESESLPFLETHPFGIYFSGLSNEEKEDVELAESLLACAEKVGHQQFERASKLLSRCESLSCKTGSPVRRIVHYFAEALRQRIDRATGRVSYKDLQKGPSFDPLEATKVLNPTVVAFYEELPFCQISVFTEVQVIIEDVAEAKKIHVIDLEIRKGVQWTILMQALESRHECPIELLKITAVESGTTRHIAEDTGERLKDYAQGLNIPFSYNIVMVSDMLHLGEDVFEIDPEETIVVYSHFALRTKIQESGQLEIMMRVIRILNPSVMVVAEIEANHNSTSFVNRFIEALFFFSTFFDCLETCMKGDEGNRMIVESLYFSHGIRNIVAAEGAERDSRSVKIDVWRAFFSRFGMVEKELSKLCLFQADLVAKRFPSYSTFDKNGHCLLIGWKGTPINSVSVWKFL; from the coding sequence ATGGAAGATTTGTACCATGTCAGTTTCACTACAGATGACAATTCTAGTTCATCCAACGACATTTTGTGGTGTACTGAGGAACTGAATGAATTGAGAAAGGTCCAATTTTCGGGAGCAGAAGATCATGGAGAGTATGGGGGAATTGACCCACTTTACTCTAATTTTGGGTTCTTCCCAGATGATCCATCAGAACAAGAAGGGTACCTTCTATCCACTGATCAACAAAAGTATCACCAGCAAGTGCAACCATCATACCATGATTATGGACAATTGGATGATAACCTTCAGTTTGACATGGTATCTCTACCACtccaatttgatgctcaatatCCAACCATGGTTCCACTATGTCACACAACAAAGGACAAGCCAAACTCAAACTCAAACACCCCTTTAGCCTCACTTGACATCTTGAACAACTATGGCAAGGGCTTCAAGAGGTTACGCAATGAAGACAAAACCCTGAAGCAAGTTGATGATGTGGCTATGGCCACAACAAATGAGGGTATTATGAGAAAGCTCTCGACAGAAGATGTCATGAGGATAGCTGGGACAAGGTTCATCcaatcatcatcatcagagTCGGAATCTTTGCCTTTCTTGGAAACTCACCCTTTTGGTATTTACTTCTCTGGACTCTCTAATGAGGAGAAAGAGGATGTGGAACTTGCTGAGTCCCTCTTGGCTTGTGCCGAGAAAGTTGGCCACCAACAGTTTGAACGTGCAAGCAAATTGCTGAGTCGTTGCGAATCATTATCTTGCAAAACGGGGAGTCCAGTTAGGCGTATTGTTCATTACTTTGCAGAGGCACTTCGCCAGAGGATAGATAGAGCAACAGGAAGAGTTTCATACAAGGATTTGCAAAAGGGTCCTTCATTTGATCCTTTAGAGGCAACCAAGGTACTAAACCCCACTGTTGTTGCATTTTATGAAGAGCTTCCCTTTTGTCAAATTTCTGTGTTCACAGAAGTTCAAGTTATAATAGAAGATGTTGCTGAAGCAAAGAAGATTCATGTTATTGATCTTGAGATCAGAAAGGGGGTGCAGTGGACTATCCTAATGCAAGCCCTTGAGTCAAGACATGAATGTCCAATTGAGCTTCTTAAGATAACCGCTGTAGAAAGTGGAACCACTAGACACATAGCTGAGGACACTGGTGAGAGACTAAAGGATTATGCTCAAGGTTTGAACATACCCTTCTCTTACAACATTGTTATGGTATCGGATATGTTACATCTAGGAGAAGATGTTTTTGAGATTGATCCTGAGGAAACAATTGTTGTTTATTCTCATTTTGCACTTAGAaccaagattcaagaatctGGCCAGCTTGAAATCATGATGAGAGTGATTAGAATCTTGAATCCTAGTGTGATGGTGGTAGCTGAAATTGAGGCAAACCACAATTCTACATCTTTTGTAAACCGTTTCATTGAGGCTCTTTTCTTCTTTAGCACATTCTTTGATTGCCTTGAGACTTGTATGAAAGGGGATGAGGGGAATCGAATGATTGTAGAATCCCTATACTTCAGTCATGGAATAAGGAATATTGTGGCTGCAGAAGGAGCAGAAAGAGATAGTAGGAGTGTGAAGATTGATGTGTGGAGGGCCTTCTTCTCCCGCTTTGGAATGGTGGAGAAAGAATTGAGCAAATTGTGTTTATTTCAAGCGGATTTGGTGGCTAAAAGATTTCCTTCTTATAGCACGTTTGATAAGAATGGGCATTGCCTTCTTATTGGGTGGAAAGGAACACCAATCAACTCTGTTTCTGTCTGGAAATTTCTTTGA